The Corallococcus silvisoli genome contains a region encoding:
- a CDS encoding bifunctional UDP-sugar hydrolase/5'-nucleotidase translates to MPVLALDAGNALFKTLADGQDATAKLRAGLLLEQMGAQGYTAMAVGQRDLVLGVDFLKKKTKGAKLKLLSANLVDAKGQPLFPASVVTSVGGLKVGIIGVSPASPDPQAPAGGSDGSAFLPPGVRGLPVGPAVAAEVKRLRQTAPVDLVVVLAAVPYVESVRLAQGAEGVDFVVQSHDGRGVGMAQRQGVSTLVPPGERGRQLAKLEVSLEGTGPFSDLGEANRARESQRMVEANITRVNERLKTEKNEDARRSLQETLASFEARRDALARTAAASGPATGRTYLLTYLQLGPDVASDATVQQQVERIEPPGSTGH, encoded by the coding sequence GTGCCGGTGCTCGCACTGGACGCGGGCAACGCGCTCTTCAAGACCCTGGCGGATGGCCAGGATGCGACGGCGAAGCTGCGCGCGGGGCTCCTGCTGGAGCAGATGGGCGCGCAGGGCTACACGGCGATGGCCGTGGGCCAGCGCGACCTCGTGCTGGGCGTGGACTTCCTGAAGAAGAAGACGAAGGGGGCGAAGCTCAAGCTGCTGTCCGCGAACCTCGTGGACGCGAAGGGCCAGCCCCTGTTCCCCGCGTCCGTGGTGACGTCCGTGGGCGGGCTGAAGGTGGGCATCATCGGCGTGTCGCCCGCGTCGCCGGACCCCCAGGCTCCGGCGGGAGGCTCGGACGGCTCGGCCTTCCTGCCCCCAGGGGTCCGGGGCCTGCCGGTGGGGCCCGCGGTGGCCGCGGAGGTGAAGCGCCTGCGCCAGACGGCCCCGGTGGACCTGGTGGTGGTGCTGGCCGCGGTGCCCTACGTGGAGTCCGTGCGGCTGGCCCAGGGGGCCGAGGGCGTGGACTTCGTGGTGCAGTCGCACGACGGCCGGGGCGTGGGCATGGCGCAGCGCCAGGGCGTGTCCACGCTGGTGCCGCCCGGTGAGCGGGGCCGGCAGCTGGCGAAGCTGGAGGTGTCCCTGGAGGGCACCGGTCCCTTCAGCGACCTGGGCGAAGCGAACCGCGCCCGGGAGAGCCAGCGCATGGTGGAGGCGAACATCACGCGGGTGAACGAGCGGCTCAAGACGGAGAAGAACGAGGACGCGCGCCGCTCCCTCCAGGAGACGCTGGCCTCCTTCGAGGCCCGGCGCGATGCCCTGGCCCGCACCGCGGCGGCCAGTGGTCCGGCGACCGGGCGCACCTACCTGCTGACGTACCTGCAGCTGGGACCGGACGTGGCCTCCGACGCCACCGTCCAGCAGCAGGTGGAGCGCATCGAGCCGCCCGGCTCCACGGGGCACTGA